Proteins encoded in a region of the Vanessa atalanta chromosome 23, ilVanAtal1.2, whole genome shotgun sequence genome:
- the LOC125073111 gene encoding probable sodium/potassium/calcium exchanger CG1090, which yields MQPSRMRKPRRHRWLTVSVFFIAYSVFQAVLSNASEPADPMDKTPETGKVSPAPEFSKTTNAEGPKVSDVTPMVSNKEESTKVDGKKAMKGLDVEDEGEKKKQKDAGYEDDKTTIEIRDEEEKEEEIDAIPTVHPLRNCTPPAIEQFPRPLMGQTARRHGGLILHILVAVFTFIGLAIVCDEYFVSSLDRICEELKLAPDVAGATFMAAGSSAPELATVVIGVFCAQDDIGVSGVIGSAVFNIMFVISVCALCAGTVSHLNWWPLCRDCFFYAVSILVMLCTIANGYVSWPEALFMLIMYGVYCVALRFNNALERWALTLPLPFKLPSREEQAALVTYKSAGGQPPSAPAAEGQYTQMEGQDNDATKQSTAYNPDGAYDNVAYNADPTAAWDPSQAWDPDRAWDETALQQPAAAPAASGWGDAAPPPQAATSPGQPPAPQAPAQPAYYKAKEYNPETAIDPLVKPIGASVVQLACWYVAFPVHWSCRHTMPDCRGRWYPITFIISMLWISFYSYFMVWMITIIGYTLGIPDTVMGLTFVAAGVSVPDALSSLAVIKEGYGDMAVSNAVGSNVFDILVCLGLPWFIQTAIIQPGSHVNVISKGLIYSTLSLFSTVIFLVVATHANGWKLDRKFGAVLMVWYLLFITLASLYELNVFGNYHPPDCESIY from the exons AGAATGCGAAAACCGCGCCGACACCGTTGGTTGACGGTGTCGGTGTTCTTCATCGCGTACTCCGTATTCCAAGCTGTGTTGAGCAATGCGTCCGAACCGGCTGACCCGATGGACAAAACACCAGAAACTGGCAAAGTATCACCAGCCCCTGAGTTCAGTAAAACGACAAACGCTGAAGGTCCTAAAG TGTCAGACGTAACACCAATGGTATCAAATAAAGAAGAAAGTACAAAAGTCGACGGTAAGAAAGCTATGAAGGGTCTTGACGTTGAAGACGAGGGTGAGAAGAAGAAACAGAAGGACGCAGGTTATGAGGAT GATAAGACTACGATAGAGATTCGCGACGAAGAAGAAAAGGAGGAAGAAATCGATGCTATACCCACCGTCCACCCTCTCCGGAACTGCACACCACCAGCCATCGAACAG TTTCCGCGGCCATTAATGGGCCAGACGGCGCGCCGACACGGCGGTCTCATCCTCCACATCCTGGTCGCAGTCTTCACCTTCATCGGCCTGGCTATCGTCTGCGATGAATATTTTGTCTCAAGTCTGGACAGGATCTGCGAAG AGTTGAAGCTTGCTCCGGACGTTGCGGGTGCGACGTTCATGGCGGCGGGCAGTTCTGCCCCTGAACTTGCTACCGTCGTCATCGGTGTCTTCTGTGCCCAAGATGATATTG GCGTGTCGGGTGTTATCGGCTCGGCGGTGTTCAACATAATGTTCGTGATCTCGGTGTGCGCGCTGTGCGCCGGCACGGTGTCTCATCTCAACTGGTGGCCGCTCTGTCGCGACTGTTTCTTTTACGCCGTCTCCATACTCGTCATGCTCTGCACTATCGCCAATGGTTACGTGTCCTG GCCTGAAGCGTTATTCATGCTGATAATGTATGGCGTATACTGCGTGGCGCTGAGGTTCAATAACGCCTTGGAAAGATGGGCCTTGACCCTCCCTCTGCCCTTCAAGCTACCTTCGAGGGAGGAACAAGCGGCGCTCGTTACATACAA AAGTGCGGGTGGTCAGCCACCGAGTGCGCCCGCAGCGGAAGGCCAGTACACGCAAATGGAGGGACAGGACAACGACGCTACGAAACAATCCACtg CGTACAACCCCGATGGAGCTTACGACAACGTAGCGTACAATGCGGATCCCACCGCCGCCTGGGACCCGAGCCAGGCCTGGGATCCGGACCGAGCCTGGGACGAGACCGCGCTG CAACAGCCCgcggccgcgcccgccgcgTCGGGCTGGGGCgacgccgcgccgccgccgcagGCCGCCACGTCGCCCGGGCAGCCGCCCGCCCCACAG GCACCAGCACAACCGGCTTACTACAAAGCCAAGGAATACAATCCAGAAACAGCAATCGATCCTCTTGTAAAGCCAATCGGAGCCA GCGTGGTGCAGCTAGCGTGCTGGTACGTGGCCTTCCCCGTCCATTGGTCATGTCGCCACACGATGCCTGACTGCCGTGGTCGCTGGTATCCTATCACCTTCATCATCTCTATGCTATGGATCTCTTTCTACTCCTACTTTATGGTGTGGATGATAACTATTATCG GGTATACACTTGGCATTCCCGATACGGTGATGGGTCTGACGTTCGTGGCTGCGGGTGTATCCGTTCCGGATGCACTTTCCTCCCTTGCAGTCATCAAAGAAGg TTACGGCGATATGGCAGTTTCAAACGCAGTCGGTTCCAACGTCTTCGATATTCTGGTCTGCCTCGGCTTGCCGTGGTTCATTCAGACCGCCATCATCCAGCCCGGCAGTCATGTCAACGTCATTAGCAAAG gtttaatCTACTCAACGCTGTCCTTGTTCTCAACGGTCATATTCCTCGTGGTAGCGACTCACGCCAACGGCTGGAAACTCGACCGCAAGTTCGGCGCCGTACTGATGGTGTGGTACCTTCTGTTTATAACCCTCGCAAGTCTCTACGAGCTCAACGTCTTCGGTAACTACCATCCACCAGACTGCGAGtccatttattaa